Proteins co-encoded in one Xanthomonas campestris pv. badrii genomic window:
- the mlaD gene encoding outer membrane lipid asymmetry maintenance protein MlaD, producing MAMRGPRLEFAVGAFLLLTLASLLVLAVASTNQRWGFGSSQYTLIARFSQIGQLRAQAPVKIGGVTIGKVSDISLDPVKFDSVVTLSLDTKYKDLPADTSAGIFTSGLLGESYIGLQPGGDPETLKPGEEIGFTQPAVDLLQLVGKYMFSGGGDKSAADGQAAPPAQPASPSTEPHQ from the coding sequence ATGGCCATGCGTGGACCACGACTCGAATTCGCCGTCGGCGCCTTTTTGCTGCTGACCCTGGCCTCGCTGCTGGTGCTGGCGGTGGCCTCGACCAACCAGCGCTGGGGCTTTGGCTCCAGCCAGTACACCCTGATCGCGCGCTTCAGCCAGATCGGCCAGCTGCGTGCGCAGGCACCGGTGAAGATCGGCGGCGTCACCATCGGCAAGGTCTCGGATATCAGCCTGGATCCGGTCAAGTTCGATTCGGTGGTCACGCTGTCGCTGGACACCAAGTACAAGGACCTGCCCGCCGACACCTCGGCCGGCATCTTCACCAGCGGCTTGCTGGGCGAGAGTTATATCGGGTTGCAGCCGGGTGGCGATCCGGAAACGCTCAAGCCGGGCGAAGAGATCGGTTTCACCCAGCCGGCGGTGGATCTGCTGCAGCTGGTCGGCAAGTACATGTTCAGTGGCGGCGGTGATAAATCCGCTGCAGACGGTCAGGCCGCACCGCCTGCCCAGCCCGCTTCTCCCTCTACGGAACCGCACCAATGA
- a CDS encoding MlaA family lipoprotein, translating to MNQFRPLPLLACLLLGACASQAPKSTPPPTASDTAPSAQAPVRDDSGVTAQPAAAGFAAADALPATAATAAPADQTSASADAGAAPAGAPTAAEDDFDALYGPTLPQAGANGTPAQPGAAPAYDPWERYNRGMHRFNLAVDRGVARPLATAYTKVVPRPARLGVTNFFDNLGTPLTMVNQLLQGHPVFAVQSLGRFVMNSTLGIAGLFDPASAAGIPRRSEDFGQTLGAWGWRNSRYFELPLFGPRTVRDTFGLAGDIPLSWVRQVDDGGARFALQGLQLVDTRAQLMSLDSLRDQAPDEYALTRDAWMQRRNYQIVRDLSSHREQNNELPDYLREDKDSTVPVDAMPMPNWGR from the coding sequence ATGAACCAGTTCCGCCCCCTCCCCCTGCTGGCCTGCCTGTTGCTCGGTGCCTGCGCCAGCCAGGCGCCGAAGTCCACGCCACCCCCGACAGCCAGCGACACCGCACCGAGCGCGCAGGCGCCGGTCCGCGACGATTCCGGTGTGACCGCGCAACCGGCCGCGGCCGGGTTCGCTGCTGCCGACGCGTTACCGGCCACAGCCGCAACCGCGGCACCGGCCGATCAGACGAGCGCCAGCGCCGATGCCGGTGCGGCGCCCGCTGGCGCCCCCACCGCCGCCGAGGACGACTTCGACGCGCTGTACGGCCCAACCCTCCCGCAGGCAGGCGCCAATGGCACGCCGGCGCAACCGGGTGCGGCACCGGCCTACGACCCCTGGGAGCGCTACAACCGCGGCATGCACCGCTTCAACCTGGCGGTGGACCGCGGCGTGGCACGTCCGTTGGCGACCGCCTACACCAAGGTGGTGCCGCGTCCGGCGCGCCTGGGCGTGACCAACTTCTTCGACAACCTCGGCACGCCGCTGACCATGGTCAACCAGCTGCTGCAGGGCCACCCGGTGTTTGCGGTGCAGTCGCTGGGCCGGTTCGTGATGAACTCCACGCTGGGCATTGCCGGGCTGTTCGACCCGGCCAGTGCAGCGGGCATCCCGCGCCGCAGCGAAGACTTCGGCCAGACCCTGGGCGCATGGGGCTGGCGGAATTCGCGCTATTTCGAGTTGCCGCTGTTCGGGCCGCGCACCGTGCGCGATACCTTCGGCCTGGCGGGCGATATTCCGCTGTCGTGGGTGCGTCAGGTGGACGACGGCGGTGCGCGCTTCGCACTGCAGGGCCTGCAACTGGTGGACACGCGTGCGCAGCTGATGTCGCTGGATTCGCTGCGCGACCAGGCGCCGGACGAGTACGCCCTGACCCGCGATGCCTGGATGCAGCGCCGCAATTACCAGATCGTGCGCGACCTGAGCAGCCACCGCGAACAGAACAACGAGCTGCCGGATTATCTGCGCGAAGACAAGGACAGCACGGTGCCGGTGGATGCGATGCCGATGCCGAACTGGGGGCGTTGA
- a CDS encoding STAS domain-containing protein, with amino-acid sequence MASNSQVQRNGDTLVVTGVLDRAAVTAAWPQAIAHLDGVRTLDLSGVQRLDSAGIAMLAELAARLRGTGPAAVVGGASGLDDLRAAYRLSPTLDFQA; translated from the coding sequence ATGGCAAGTAACAGCCAGGTACAGCGCAACGGCGACACGCTGGTGGTGACCGGCGTGCTCGACCGTGCGGCGGTCACTGCGGCCTGGCCGCAGGCGATCGCGCACCTGGATGGCGTGCGCACGCTGGACCTGTCGGGTGTACAACGTCTGGACAGCGCCGGTATTGCGATGCTGGCCGAACTGGCTGCACGCCTGCGCGGCACCGGTCCTGCGGCGGTGGTGGGCGGGGCGTCCGGCCTGGACGACCTGCGTGCCGCCTATCGCCTCTCCCCCACTCTCGATTTCCAGGCCTGA
- a CDS encoding ABC transporter ATP-binding protein, with protein MTASAPPVVQLSGVRIDRGGRTILRDVSLDVPRGSITAVLGPSGSGKSTMLAALTGELRPVAGTVTLFGNAIPTGSRALLEMRRNVGVLLQGNGLLTDLSVADNVALPLRTHTRLPAPVLQRLVQMKLHAVGLLAAADAWPRELSGGMARRVALARALALDPPLMIYDEPLTGLDPIASGVIMSLIQRLNDSLGLTSIIVSHHVHETLPISDQAVVIANGGIVFAGTPQHLQDSTDPLVQQFLHGQPDGPIAFDAAPRRDRSAA; from the coding sequence ATGACGGCGTCCGCTCCCCCTGTCGTGCAATTGTCCGGTGTCCGTATCGATCGTGGCGGGCGCACGATCCTGCGCGATGTGTCGCTGGACGTGCCACGCGGCAGCATCACGGCCGTGCTCGGTCCCTCCGGCAGCGGCAAGTCCACGATGCTGGCCGCACTCACCGGCGAACTGCGCCCGGTGGCCGGGACTGTGACCTTGTTCGGCAATGCGATTCCCACCGGTAGCCGCGCGCTGCTGGAGATGCGCCGCAATGTCGGCGTGCTGCTGCAGGGCAATGGCTTGCTGACCGACCTGAGCGTGGCCGACAACGTCGCGCTGCCGCTGCGCACCCACACGCGCCTGCCGGCGCCGGTGCTGCAACGCCTGGTGCAGATGAAGTTGCACGCGGTGGGCCTGCTGGCCGCTGCCGATGCCTGGCCGCGCGAATTGTCCGGCGGCATGGCGCGGCGTGTGGCGCTGGCGCGCGCGCTGGCGCTGGATCCGCCCTTGATGATCTACGACGAACCGCTGACCGGGCTGGACCCGATCGCCTCGGGCGTGATCATGAGCCTGATCCAGCGCCTCAACGACAGCCTGGGCCTGACCAGCATCATCGTCAGCCACCACGTGCACGAGACGCTGCCGATCAGCGACCAGGCCGTGGTCATCGCCAATGGCGGCATCGTGTTCGCCGGCACCCCCCAACACCTGCAGGACAGCACCGATCCGCTGGTGCAGCAGTTCCTGCACGGCCAGCCGGACGGCCCGATCGCCTTCGATGCCGCACCACGCCGCGACCGGAGCGCTGCCTGA
- a CDS encoding phage tail protein, with protein MSTPFIGEIRMFGFGRTPQGWQACDGTLLQISEYEPLYLLLGTTYGGNGTSTFGVPDLRGRLPIHQGQGPGLNNYVLGQRAGTETVTLVELQMPAHTHTAQATPAAATAPAPAGLVPGAVDGGLFYVANLAGATQVTMSGQSTSYAGGSQPHNNLMPTLTVQYCIATTGIFPQQA; from the coding sequence ATGAGCACTCCCTTCATCGGCGAGATCCGCATGTTCGGCTTCGGCCGTACGCCTCAGGGCTGGCAGGCATGCGACGGCACCCTGCTGCAGATCTCCGAATACGAGCCGTTGTACCTGCTACTCGGCACCACCTACGGCGGCAATGGCACCAGTACTTTTGGCGTGCCGGACCTGCGCGGCCGCCTGCCGATCCACCAGGGCCAGGGGCCCGGATTGAACAACTATGTCCTCGGCCAGCGCGCCGGTACCGAGACGGTCACATTGGTCGAGCTGCAGATGCCGGCGCATACGCATACCGCCCAGGCCACCCCCGCAGCAGCCACCGCGCCAGCGCCTGCCGGGCTGGTGCCGGGAGCAGTCGATGGCGGTCTGTTCTATGTCGCTAATCTGGCCGGCGCCACCCAGGTGACGATGTCCGGGCAGAGCACCTCGTACGCTGGCGGCAGCCAGCCGCACAACAACCTCATGCCGACGCTGACGGTGCAGTACTGCATTGCCACCACCGGCATCTTTCCGCAGCAGGCCTGA
- a CDS encoding GNAT family N-acetyltransferase — protein sequence MPGRGTQASAPARLCANAPAAAELELRPEQPDDSAWLEDLYASTRSEELAPIPWPETTKRAFLQQQFALQRAHYRQHFAGADFLIAQVRDERIGRLYLHRTATQHTLVDISLLPGWRGRGVGSQLIAHAQAMAREAGCALSLHVLHANPAAQRLYGRLGFVAGDSTQTHLQMHWHPSDRPPA from the coding sequence TTGCCTGGACGCGGGACGCAGGCCAGCGCGCCAGCGCGTCTGTGCGCAAACGCTCCGGCTGCAGCGGAGCTTGAGCTGCGGCCGGAGCAGCCCGACGACAGCGCGTGGCTGGAAGATCTCTATGCCAGCACCCGCAGCGAGGAGCTGGCCCCCATCCCGTGGCCGGAGACGACCAAGCGCGCATTCCTGCAGCAGCAGTTCGCATTGCAGCGCGCGCATTACCGGCAGCATTTTGCCGGTGCCGATTTTTTGATCGCCCAGGTGCGGGACGAGCGCATCGGCCGCCTGTACCTGCACCGCACCGCCACGCAGCACACGCTGGTGGATATCAGCCTGTTGCCCGGGTGGCGTGGCCGAGGCGTGGGCTCGCAGCTGATCGCCCACGCGCAGGCGATGGCGCGCGAGGCAGGATGCGCGTTGTCACTGCACGTGCTGCACGCCAATCCCGCCGCCCAGCGTCTGTATGGGCGCCTGGGATTCGTTGCAGGCGACAGCACCCAGACGCATCTGCAGATGCATTGGCATCCCAGCGATCGCCCGCCTGCGTGA
- a CDS encoding MlaE family lipid ABC transporter permease subunit: MAFADSIRAFGRAGLFSLTVLRGSLPTRDFIAELVREIYKVGARSLPIIAVGGAFVGLVLTLQGYRTLTTYGASDALSTLLGLSLYRELAPVLTALLFIGRAGSSIAAELGLMRATDQIKALELMAIDPVAKAVAPRFWAAVLTVPLLTGVFCSLAITGGYFEAVHVLGIDNGTFWSGLSNSVDFWDDFGVAMLKSAIFGGTAALVAAYVGFHAEPTIEGTSIATTRAVVNASLLVLMFNFVLSAMLFR, translated from the coding sequence ATGGCCTTCGCCGATTCCATTCGCGCCTTCGGCCGCGCCGGGCTGTTTTCGTTGACCGTGCTGCGCGGCTCGCTGCCCACGCGCGATTTCATTGCCGAGCTGGTGCGCGAGATCTACAAGGTCGGCGCGCGTTCGCTGCCGATCATTGCGGTGGGCGGCGCCTTCGTCGGCCTGGTGCTGACCTTGCAGGGCTACCGCACGCTCACCACTTACGGTGCCTCGGATGCGCTGTCCACGCTGCTGGGGCTGTCGCTGTACCGCGAGCTGGCGCCGGTGCTGACTGCGCTGTTGTTCATCGGCCGGGCCGGCAGTTCGATCGCGGCCGAACTTGGCCTGATGCGTGCCACCGACCAGATCAAGGCGCTGGAGTTGATGGCCATCGACCCGGTGGCCAAGGCAGTGGCACCGCGCTTCTGGGCGGCGGTGCTGACGGTGCCGTTGCTGACCGGGGTGTTCTGCTCGCTGGCCATCACCGGCGGCTATTTCGAAGCGGTGCACGTGCTGGGTATCGACAACGGCACGTTCTGGTCGGGGCTGAGCAACAGCGTCGATTTCTGGGACGACTTCGGCGTGGCGATGCTCAAGTCGGCGATCTTCGGCGGCACCGCCGCGCTGGTGGCCGCCTATGTGGGCTTCCATGCCGAGCCGACCATCGAAGGCACCTCGATCGCCACCACCCGCGCGGTGGTGAACGCCTCGCTGCTGGTGCTGATGTTCAACTTCGTCCTTTCTGCAATGTTGTTTAGGTGA
- a CDS encoding DUF6916 family protein yields MELLTLEHFAGSVNETFAAALNDGEVPFVLVEARPLQSARSSQRAPFSLLFRNGSAFLFPQQTYQMRHARLGEIGIFLVPVARERDGFLYQAVFN; encoded by the coding sequence ATGGAGTTGTTGACGCTTGAACATTTCGCCGGCAGCGTCAACGAGACCTTCGCCGCTGCATTGAATGATGGCGAGGTTCCGTTCGTCCTGGTGGAAGCGCGGCCCTTGCAGAGCGCGCGTAGTTCGCAACGTGCGCCGTTCTCGCTGTTGTTCCGCAATGGCTCGGCATTCCTGTTTCCGCAGCAGACCTATCAGATGCGCCACGCGCGGCTGGGCGAGATCGGCATCTTTCTGGTGCCGGTGGCACGCGAGCGCGACGGGTTCCTGTATCAGGCCGTCTTCAACTGA
- a CDS encoding phage tail protein, which translates to MSEFFIGQIMLTGFTYAPKYFAQCNGQLLPINQNQALFSLLSTRYGGDGKTTFGLPDMRGRTPIGYGPSVDPAWQPPAAPIGQSAGAENVTLVGDNLPPHLHLLDCSSGNGDNRAPTGRLFANNVVSPGPGTPHALYAAPGTMVPLAQSTIASSGGNQAHPNLQPYTTLNFCIALSGIFPSRN; encoded by the coding sequence ATGAGCGAGTTCTTCATCGGTCAAATCATGCTGACCGGCTTCACCTACGCGCCGAAGTATTTTGCGCAGTGCAACGGGCAGCTGCTGCCGATCAATCAGAACCAGGCCCTGTTCAGCCTGCTGAGCACCCGCTACGGCGGCGATGGCAAGACCACCTTCGGCCTGCCCGACATGCGCGGCCGCACGCCCATCGGCTACGGGCCGTCGGTGGATCCGGCATGGCAGCCGCCCGCCGCGCCGATCGGCCAGAGCGCCGGCGCGGAGAACGTGACGCTGGTGGGCGACAACCTGCCCCCGCACCTGCACCTCCTCGATTGCAGCAGCGGTAACGGCGACAACCGCGCTCCGACCGGGCGCCTGTTTGCCAACAATGTCGTCAGCCCGGGGCCGGGCACGCCGCACGCACTGTATGCCGCACCCGGCACGATGGTGCCGCTGGCACAGTCCACGATCGCCAGCAGCGGCGGCAATCAGGCGCACCCGAACCTGCAGCCGTACACCACGCTGAATTTCTGCATCGCGCTGTCCGGCATCTTCCCCTCGCGCAACTAG
- a CDS encoding MlaC/ttg2D family ABC transporter substrate-binding protein: protein MKTTLLSAVLASTLLVCAPATVLAQPAAASAPAQGAATKTVIDSSTRILSTLEQRRAEFRSNPAALRQYIDGELNKAFDRDYAARLVLGVHGRGASDADIKLFADAMADNLMQRYGTALLNFEGKPTFRGKSESALPGNRGVKVSTDLLRAGSDPTPVDYLMRNVGGQWKIFDVMIEGISYVQTFKTQFDGPLREKGIAKVAADLRSGSMQVGAAPTNGK from the coding sequence ATGAAGACCACCCTGCTCTCCGCCGTCCTGGCCTCGACCCTGCTGGTGTGCGCACCGGCCACCGTGCTGGCACAGCCGGCTGCCGCCAGCGCACCTGCGCAAGGCGCGGCCACCAAGACCGTCATCGACAGCAGCACCCGCATCCTGAGCACGCTGGAACAGCGCCGCGCCGAATTCCGCAGCAACCCGGCGGCACTGCGTCAGTACATCGACGGCGAATTGAACAAGGCCTTCGACCGCGACTACGCCGCACGCCTGGTGCTGGGCGTGCATGGCCGCGGCGCCTCCGATGCCGATATCAAGCTGTTTGCCGATGCCATGGCCGACAACCTGATGCAGCGCTACGGCACCGCCCTGCTCAACTTCGAAGGCAAGCCGACCTTCCGCGGCAAGTCCGAAAGCGCGCTGCCGGGCAACCGCGGCGTCAAGGTCTCCACCGACCTGCTGCGTGCCGGCAGCGACCCGACCCCGGTCGACTACCTGATGCGCAATGTCGGCGGCCAGTGGAAGATCTTCGACGTGATGATCGAAGGCATCTCCTACGTGCAGACCTTCAAGACCCAGTTCGATGGCCCGCTGCGCGAAAAGGGCATCGCCAAGGTCGCCGCGGACCTGCGCAGCGGCAGCATGCAGGTCGGCGCGGCACCGACCAATGGCAAGTAA
- a CDS encoding MATE family efflux transporter: MTSLDDRTRLLLEAPIAPTLLRLAIPNVLVMVAQAAAGLIETYFVGKLGTDALAGMALVFPVLMLMQMMSSGAIGGGIASSIARALGSGRRDDANAVVLHALVIALIFGALFTLGMWLGGRWLYRQMGGSGAALEAALVYSHWIFAGAVLVWLLNSLAAVLRGSGNMAVPARVTVYGVMGLIPLSPLLIFGWGPIPAMGIAGGALALLLYYSVGTLVLVAYLRSPQSLLRLSFTAARLRTAFFRDILRIGLMSAIGVICTNLAVGVATSLAGHFGSGAIAGYGTAARLEYVLIPLVFGLGAPVLTMVGTCIGAGRRERALQATWIGAAMAFVLTEAIGVAAALFPHQWLSLYGSDPTMLQTGTLYLHCVAPFYGFLGMGLAMYFASQGAGRLLWPIAATVVRLAIAAIIGIAAIRMGGTLQQVFLAQGAALFVYGVGIALAIAGGSMFGRVGWPRRSAVIDV; the protein is encoded by the coding sequence ATGACATCGCTCGATGACCGCACCCGCCTGCTGCTGGAGGCGCCGATCGCGCCCACCCTGCTGCGGCTAGCCATTCCCAATGTGCTGGTGATGGTTGCGCAGGCCGCTGCCGGGCTGATCGAAACCTATTTTGTCGGCAAGCTCGGGACCGATGCGCTGGCCGGTATGGCGTTGGTGTTTCCGGTCCTGATGCTGATGCAGATGATGTCTTCCGGTGCGATCGGTGGCGGTATCGCTTCATCGATCGCGCGTGCGCTGGGCAGCGGACGCCGCGACGATGCCAATGCCGTGGTGCTGCACGCGCTGGTGATCGCGTTGATCTTCGGGGCGCTGTTTACGCTGGGCATGTGGCTGGGCGGCCGCTGGCTGTATCGGCAGATGGGCGGTTCGGGGGCCGCGCTGGAGGCGGCGCTGGTCTACTCGCACTGGATCTTCGCAGGCGCCGTTCTTGTGTGGCTGCTCAATTCGCTGGCCGCGGTGTTGCGCGGCTCCGGCAACATGGCCGTTCCGGCCAGGGTCACCGTATACGGCGTCATGGGCCTGATTCCGCTGTCGCCGCTGCTGATCTTCGGCTGGGGCCCGATCCCGGCGATGGGGATCGCCGGCGGCGCACTGGCGCTGTTGCTTTATTACAGCGTGGGCACCCTGGTGCTCGTCGCGTACCTGCGCTCGCCGCAAAGCCTGTTGCGGCTGTCGTTCACCGCGGCACGGCTGCGCACCGCGTTTTTCCGCGACATCCTGCGCATCGGCCTGATGTCGGCCATCGGCGTGATCTGCACCAATCTGGCGGTGGGCGTGGCCACCTCGCTGGCCGGGCACTTCGGGTCGGGCGCCATCGCCGGCTACGGCACCGCGGCACGGCTGGAATACGTGTTGATCCCGCTGGTGTTCGGGCTGGGCGCGCCGGTGCTGACGATGGTGGGCACCTGCATCGGTGCCGGCCGCCGCGAGCGCGCACTGCAGGCAACCTGGATCGGCGCGGCCATGGCATTCGTGCTGACCGAAGCCATCGGCGTTGCGGCGGCCCTGTTTCCGCACCAGTGGTTGTCGCTCTACGGCAGCGATCCGACGATGCTGCAGACCGGTACCCTCTACCTGCACTGCGTCGCTCCGTTCTACGGCTTCCTGGGCATGGGTCTGGCGATGTACTTCGCCTCACAGGGCGCAGGGCGGTTGCTGTGGCCGATTGCCGCCACCGTCGTGCGGCTGGCGATCGCTGCGATCATCGGCATCGCCGCGATCCGGATGGGAGGAACGTTGCAGCAGGTGTTCCTCGCCCAGGGCGCGGCGTTGTTCGTGTATGGCGTGGGGATTGCGCTGGCCATCGCCGGTGGGTCGATGTTCGGCCGCGTCGGCTGGCCGCGCCGCTCCGCGGTTATCGACGTTTAG
- a CDS encoding phage tail protein, which translates to MTEPYIGEIQLFGFDYNPYGWAFCNGAVLPIAQNTTLYSLLSVAYGGNGTSTFQLPNFCARAGCEQGQGPGLSPHSLGSNFGSAAVSLQQSQIPMHQHGVNAFSQADQTKRTGTPASGVALSSLNINNERPFLAVAPDKQFSPTMLLPTGNGLAHENRQPYLAVNFCIALQGDFPAFN; encoded by the coding sequence ATGACCGAACCCTATATCGGCGAAATCCAGCTGTTCGGCTTCGACTACAACCCCTATGGCTGGGCATTTTGCAACGGCGCCGTGCTGCCGATCGCGCAGAACACCACGCTGTATTCGCTACTGAGTGTGGCCTACGGCGGCAACGGCACCAGCACCTTCCAGTTGCCGAACTTCTGCGCGCGCGCCGGTTGTGAGCAGGGCCAGGGGCCCGGCCTGAGCCCGCATTCGCTGGGCAGCAACTTCGGCTCCGCCGCGGTGAGCCTGCAGCAATCGCAGATCCCGATGCATCAGCACGGAGTGAACGCGTTTTCGCAAGCCGACCAGACCAAGCGGACCGGCACACCCGCCAGCGGCGTGGCCCTGTCGTCGCTGAACATCAACAACGAGCGGCCGTTCCTGGCGGTCGCGCCCGACAAGCAGTTCTCCCCGACCATGCTGCTGCCCACCGGCAATGGCCTGGCGCACGAGAACCGGCAACCCTACCTGGCGGTGAATTTCTGCATCGCGCTGCAGGGCGACTTCCCGGCCTTCAATTAA
- a CDS encoding glutathione peroxidase, with translation MSQALYDIPVTRIDGEHATLVDYRGKVLLVVNVASKCGLTPQYEGLEALYRDKRAAGLEVLAFPANDFNGQEPGSEAEIAQFCQLTYDVTFPMFSKIAVTGADTHPLYQALTSARPQATGDGPMRDKLAGYGITPNPAPGVLWNFEKFLVGRDGTVIDRFAPDVPADDARLRAAVDAALAAAA, from the coding sequence ATGAGCCAGGCGCTATACGACATTCCCGTGACCCGCATCGACGGTGAACACGCCACCCTGGTCGACTACCGCGGCAAGGTGCTGCTGGTGGTCAACGTGGCCTCCAAGTGCGGCTTGACGCCGCAATACGAAGGCCTGGAGGCGTTGTACCGCGACAAACGCGCCGCGGGCCTGGAAGTGCTGGCGTTTCCGGCCAACGACTTCAACGGCCAGGAGCCCGGCAGCGAGGCGGAGATCGCCCAGTTCTGCCAGCTCACCTACGACGTCACCTTCCCGATGTTTTCCAAGATCGCCGTCACCGGCGCCGACACCCATCCGCTGTACCAGGCACTGACCAGCGCCCGCCCGCAGGCCACCGGCGACGGCCCGATGCGCGACAAGCTCGCCGGCTACGGCATCACCCCCAACCCCGCCCCTGGCGTGCTGTGGAACTTCGAAAAATTCCTGGTCGGCCGCGACGGCACCGTCATCGACCGCTTCGCTCCGGACGTGCCGGCAGACGATGCCCGCCTGCGTGCGGCGGTGGATGCGGCGTTGGCCGCGGCTGCATGA
- a CDS encoding MarR family winged helix-turn-helix transcriptional regulator: protein MATPSKPTGCTNFCLRSVSRVVSRHYDAVLGSSGLKTTQYSLLSHLVGLSPIRPSDLSRRMGLDASTLTRNLRPLMLAGLVAQGDGADARSRLITLTAAGRRRHAQAETLWQQAQSSLETVLGSAQVLALHALLDDTLLKLQHAGLDDGLDDTAGSSP, encoded by the coding sequence ATGGCGACGCCCAGCAAACCGACCGGCTGTACCAACTTTTGCCTTCGCAGCGTGTCGCGGGTGGTGTCGCGGCATTACGACGCAGTGCTGGGCAGCAGCGGGCTGAAGACCACGCAGTATTCGCTGCTCTCGCACCTGGTCGGCCTCAGCCCGATCCGCCCAAGCGACCTGTCGCGCAGGATGGGTCTGGATGCCTCCACGCTCACGCGCAATCTCCGGCCGCTGATGCTTGCCGGCCTGGTCGCACAGGGCGACGGCGCCGACGCACGGAGCCGGCTGATCACGCTCACCGCCGCCGGCCGGCGCAGGCATGCCCAGGCCGAGACGCTGTGGCAGCAGGCGCAGTCCAGCCTTGAGACGGTGCTGGGGTCGGCGCAGGTGCTCGCCCTGCATGCATTGCTCGACGACACCTTGCTCAAGCTGCAACACGCCGGGCTGGACGATGGGCTCGACGACACTGCCGGCTCCAGCCCATGA